In the genome of Pelobacter seleniigenes DSM 18267, one region contains:
- a CDS encoding LysE family translocator: MTLTMLSVFIPTFILVSLTPGMCMTLSLSLGMTIGLRRTFWMMYGELLGVGLVAAAAVVGVAAVTLRYPALFLLFKIAGGTYLGYLGVQLWRSRGALAMRSDMTIGQRNMSAQTLAAQGFVTAVANPKGWAFFIALLPPFIDYSRPLPGQLGILLSIVLAIEFASLIIYAGSGRALHHLLLKKGNLLLLNRIAGSAMIGVGIWLGLA; this comes from the coding sequence ATGACCCTGACCATGCTCTCCGTTTTCATCCCGACCTTTATCCTGGTTTCCCTGACCCCGGGGATGTGCATGACCCTGTCCTTGAGCCTTGGCATGACCATCGGCCTGCGCCGGACTTTCTGGATGATGTACGGCGAACTGCTCGGCGTCGGCCTGGTTGCGGCTGCTGCGGTGGTTGGCGTGGCGGCGGTGACCCTGCGCTACCCAGCCCTGTTCCTGCTTTTCAAAATTGCCGGCGGCACCTATCTGGGCTATCTCGGCGTCCAGTTGTGGCGCTCCCGGGGGGCGCTGGCCATGCGCTCCGACATGACCATCGGGCAGCGTAACATGTCCGCCCAAACCCTGGCCGCCCAGGGATTTGTCACAGCTGTGGCCAACCCGAAAGGCTGGGCCTTTTTCATTGCCCTGCTCCCCCCCTTCATTGATTACAGCCGCCCCCTGCCCGGTCAGCTGGGCATCCTGCTCAGCATCGTCCTGGCCATTGAATTCGCCAGTTTGATCATCTATGCCGGCAGCGGACGCGCCCTGCACCATCTGCTGCTGAAGAAGGGCAACCTGTTGCTGCTCAACCGCATCGCCGGCTCTGCCATGATCGGGGTGGGCATCTGGTTGGGGCTGGCCTGA
- a CDS encoding MFS transporter: MHRTTLPPATLAWLCWGLGAALYIIGFFQRVAPGVMTSELMHDFNMSATGLGNLSGFYFYSYVAMQIPTGLLADGWGPRRLLTAGALVAGLGSLIFALAGGLLWACLGRLLIGGSVAVAFVAMMKLSSHWMAPRQFSLASGLALLLGIMGGVFAGTPLRLLIAAYNWRTVMLVAALFPFLIAVLIWLVVRDDPAARGYRSHAPLSALPKDRHGGVLSGLRQVLRYRNTWLLTLAPGALVGSVITFAGLWGVPFLTTHYGLSLPAAAAVCSAMLLAWAAGGPICGSLSERIGKRKLPYLVSCSVLIAGWAVVLLWPRLPVPVLVALLIVIGFSAGGIIIGFSFVKESVPLRLAGTAAGVCNMGTMFGPMILQPTVGWILDLQWQGRMAAGARIFELNAYRSGFALMLVWAVVALLCVAATKETACRQQES; encoded by the coding sequence ATGCACAGAACGACCTTGCCGCCCGCCACTTTAGCCTGGCTCTGCTGGGGACTGGGTGCCGCACTTTATATCATCGGTTTTTTCCAGCGGGTGGCTCCCGGAGTCATGACCTCTGAGCTGATGCACGATTTCAATATGTCGGCCACCGGACTGGGCAATCTCTCCGGTTTTTACTTTTACAGCTATGTGGCCATGCAGATTCCGACCGGTTTGCTGGCTGATGGCTGGGGGCCGCGGCGGCTGTTGACCGCAGGGGCTTTGGTGGCCGGTCTCGGTAGCCTGATTTTTGCCCTGGCGGGTGGTTTGTTATGGGCTTGCCTTGGCCGCCTGCTGATCGGTGGATCGGTGGCGGTGGCCTTTGTCGCGATGATGAAGCTGTCCAGTCACTGGATGGCGCCGCGGCAGTTTTCCCTGGCTTCGGGGCTGGCGCTGCTGCTGGGAATTATGGGTGGTGTATTCGCCGGAACGCCGCTGCGCCTGCTAATCGCTGCTTATAACTGGCGGACGGTGATGCTGGTCGCCGCGCTGTTCCCTTTTCTGATCGCGGTGCTGATCTGGTTGGTGGTGCGGGATGATCCGGCGGCCCGGGGTTACCGGAGTCATGCGCCGCTCAGCGCCCTGCCGAAGGATCGTCACGGTGGCGTGCTGAGCGGCTTGCGGCAGGTTCTGCGCTATCGCAATACCTGGCTGTTGACTCTTGCGCCGGGTGCTCTGGTCGGCAGCGTGATCACTTTTGCCGGGCTCTGGGGGGTGCCGTTTCTGACCACCCATTATGGTTTGTCCTTGCCCGCCGCGGCCGCGGTCTGTTCGGCAATGCTGCTGGCCTGGGCCGCTGGCGGGCCGATCTGCGGTAGCCTGTCCGAACGCATCGGCAAACGTAAACTGCCCTATTTAGTGAGCTGCAGCGTGCTGATTGCAGGCTGGGCAGTGGTTCTGCTCTGGCCGCGGTTGCCGGTGCCGGTGCTGGTCGCGCTGCTGATTGTGATCGGTTTTTCCGCCGGCGGTATCATTATCGGTTTTTCTTTTGTCAAGGAATCGGTTCCGTTGCGCCTGGCCGGCACTGCGGCCGGAGTCTGTAATATGGGAACCATGTTCGGGCCGATGATCCTCCAGCCCACGGTGGGCTGGATTCTCGATTTGCAATGGCAGGGGCGGATGGCGGCAGGGGCGCGCATTTTTGAACTGAACGCCTACCGGTCCGGGTTTGCCCTGATGCTGGTCTGGGCGGTTGTGGCCTTGCTCTGTGTGGCGGCGACCAAAGAAACCGCCTGCCGCCAGCAGGAATCCTGA
- a CDS encoding AMP-dependent synthetase/ligase: protein MKNIDLIPPQDAQTLSGLFAERIKRSPAKTAYRYYQESSQSWLDCSWQETGQRAALWQQAMRNDNLQAGDRVAVMLKNCLEWALFDLAATGLGLVTVPLYVNDRPENFTYILQSTGARLLLTDGLEQWQRIEEVGDKLDNIERIVTLQTVCEVDCDPRLRRLDQWLPERAEQDYCSTPQDPHALATIVFTSGTTGPPKGVMLSHDNILQNAAAGLKRVTVYSDDQMLSFLPLSHMFERTAGYYISIMAGACVAFVRSIDLLAEDLLSIKPTILVTVPRIFERIYNKMTLKLADESWLARQIFQLAVASGWHHFQYHRHREPWAIQLLIWPLLKMIVGRKLEQRLGGRLRLAISGGAPLSTPIAQTFIGLGITILQGYGLTETSPIIAVNTLEDNQPLSVGRPLPGVRVKIGADQELLVKGPNLMLGYWQLDKSIIDADGWLHTGDQARIDRKGRIHIIGRTKEIIVLSSGEKVPPEDLQLAIATDPLFEQVLVIGENRPSLAAVVVVNPSQWKTLAAKLGLDAADQDQLNSSQAKQALLEKIAYRLKEFPGYAKIHRVHATTTPWNIDSGLITATLKVRREPLIEQFKDEIDALYAEQRRNGD from the coding sequence ATGAAGAATATCGATCTGATTCCTCCCCAAGATGCGCAAACCTTGTCCGGCCTGTTCGCGGAGCGGATCAAACGCAGCCCCGCCAAGACCGCCTATCGATATTATCAAGAGTCTTCCCAAAGCTGGCTGGACTGCAGCTGGCAGGAAACCGGCCAACGGGCGGCACTCTGGCAACAGGCCATGCGTAACGACAACCTGCAGGCCGGGGACCGGGTTGCGGTGATGCTGAAAAATTGTCTGGAATGGGCTCTCTTCGACCTGGCCGCAACCGGCCTGGGGCTGGTCACGGTGCCGCTTTACGTCAATGACCGGCCGGAAAACTTCACCTACATCCTGCAATCGACCGGGGCGCGGTTGCTGTTGACGGACGGACTGGAACAATGGCAACGGATCGAGGAGGTGGGTGATAAACTCGACAACATCGAACGCATCGTCACTTTGCAGACGGTCTGTGAAGTCGATTGCGATCCGCGCCTGCGCCGCCTCGACCAATGGCTGCCCGAACGGGCGGAACAGGACTATTGCAGCACGCCGCAGGACCCCCACGCCCTGGCCACCATCGTATTCACCTCCGGCACCACCGGCCCGCCCAAAGGCGTCATGCTCAGTCATGACAACATTCTGCAGAACGCCGCCGCCGGGCTGAAACGGGTTACGGTTTACAGCGACGACCAGATGCTGTCGTTCCTGCCCCTGTCGCACATGTTCGAACGCACCGCGGGATACTATATTTCCATCATGGCCGGGGCTTGCGTCGCCTTCGTCCGCTCCATCGACCTGCTTGCCGAAGACCTGCTCAGTATCAAGCCGACCATCCTGGTCACGGTGCCGCGCATCTTTGAACGGATCTATAATAAAATGACTCTCAAGCTTGCCGACGAGTCGTGGCTGGCGCGCCAGATCTTCCAGCTGGCCGTTGCCTCGGGCTGGCATCATTTCCAGTATCACCGCCACCGCGAACCCTGGGCGATCCAGCTGCTGATCTGGCCGCTGCTGAAAATGATCGTCGGCCGCAAACTGGAACAGCGCCTTGGCGGCCGGTTGCGCCTGGCCATCAGCGGCGGCGCGCCGCTCTCCACCCCGATTGCGCAGACTTTCATCGGCCTTGGCATCACGATTCTGCAGGGCTACGGACTGACCGAGACCAGTCCGATCATCGCCGTCAATACCCTCGAAGACAACCAGCCCCTCAGCGTCGGCCGACCGCTGCCCGGGGTTCGGGTCAAGATCGGTGCCGACCAGGAACTGCTGGTGAAAGGACCGAACCTGATGCTCGGCTACTGGCAGCTGGATAAATCGATCATCGACGCCGACGGCTGGTTGCACACCGGCGACCAGGCCCGGATCGACCGCAAAGGCCGGATTCATATCATCGGCCGAACCAAGGAGATCATCGTCCTGTCGAGCGGAGAAAAGGTTCCCCCTGAAGACCTCCAGCTGGCCATCGCCACCGACCCGCTGTTCGAGCAGGTGCTGGTCATCGGCGAAAACCGCCCGTCCCTGGCCGCCGTGGTCGTGGTCAATCCGAGTCAATGGAAAACCCTGGCCGCAAAACTGGGCCTGGACGCCGCTGACCAGGACCAGCTGAACAGTTCGCAGGCCAAGCAGGCGCTGCTGGAAAAAATCGCTTACCGGCTCAAGGAGTTTCCCGGTTACGCCAAGATCCACCGGGTTCACGCCACCACCACCCCCTGGAATATCGATTCCGGCTTGATCACCGCCACTCTCAAGGTGCGCAGGGAACCGCTCATCGAGCAGTTCAAGGATGAAATCGACGCCCTTTATGCGGAGCAGCGCAGGAACGGTGACTAG
- a CDS encoding 3-hydroxyacyl-CoA dehydrogenase NAD-binding domain-containing protein — MTEHTDYRHWTWSIAEDHILHLTLDRADSSQNSLSREVLEELEQIVLRIERERPQALILRSGKPGSFIVGADVSEFSGFTAAEEAAIYIRKVQQSFLRLEQLSLPTLAIIDGPCLGGGLELALACRYRIAVDDPATSLGFPEIKLGIHPGFGGTVRSVQRIGALPALQLMLTGRSLSAGQARRNGLVDASVPRRVLANAIKVFLQNPPRQQQPGLGQRLLNSTPLRPLLAGLLRRKIAAKVAPQHYPAAGALLDLWREHGNDPEQMYQAEAESVARLLSGPTAQNLVRVFFLQMALKNRGKSAAPLRRVHVIGAGSMGRDIAAWCALQGLQVSLQDLDPQALGRAIAAADKLFSKKLRKKHLIRAAHDRLMADPGGLGLQRAELVIEAIVEDAEVKKKLYQTIEPQLAADAILASNTSSIPLEELAASLARPERFLGIHFFNPVPKMPLVEVVTAAASAPEVIARGESFVQQIKHLPLPVKSAPGFLVNRVLMPYLLAAVKLVEEGYKPASIDQAALSFGMPMGPLHLADQVGLDICLSVAKVFAEHFKQPIPEILTRMVAAGQLGSKSGQGFYRYQRGRKKRSWKDWQKTPADPQLTERLLNPLFAEAQACLAEGVVSSADLVDAGMIFGTGFAPFTGGPLHYLQQRQEAT, encoded by the coding sequence ATGACCGAACATACCGACTATCGACACTGGACCTGGTCAATCGCCGAAGATCACATCCTTCACCTGACCCTGGACCGCGCCGACAGTTCTCAGAACAGCCTGTCACGGGAGGTGCTGGAAGAACTGGAACAGATTGTCCTGCGCATCGAACGGGAACGCCCCCAGGCGCTGATCCTGCGCTCGGGAAAACCAGGCAGTTTCATCGTCGGCGCGGATGTCTCCGAATTCAGCGGTTTCACGGCGGCGGAAGAGGCGGCGATCTATATCCGCAAAGTCCAGCAGAGCTTCCTGCGCCTGGAACAGCTCTCCCTGCCGACCCTGGCCATCATCGACGGTCCCTGCCTGGGGGGCGGGCTGGAACTGGCCCTGGCCTGTCGTTACCGCATCGCCGTAGACGACCCCGCAACCAGCCTCGGTTTCCCCGAGATCAAGCTCGGCATTCATCCCGGCTTCGGCGGCACGGTCCGTTCGGTCCAGCGCATCGGCGCACTCCCTGCCCTGCAACTGATGCTGACCGGGCGCAGCCTTTCGGCCGGACAGGCCCGGCGCAACGGCCTGGTCGACGCCAGCGTGCCGCGCCGGGTGCTGGCCAACGCCATCAAGGTCTTTCTCCAAAACCCGCCCCGCCAACAGCAACCAGGGCTGGGGCAACGGCTGCTCAACAGTACGCCATTACGTCCTTTGTTGGCCGGGCTGTTGCGCCGCAAAATCGCGGCCAAAGTCGCCCCGCAACATTATCCGGCGGCGGGGGCCCTGCTTGACCTGTGGCGTGAGCATGGCAACGATCCGGAGCAGATGTATCAAGCCGAAGCAGAATCCGTGGCCCGATTGCTGAGCGGACCCACCGCCCAGAACCTGGTGCGGGTGTTCTTCCTGCAGATGGCGTTGAAAAACCGTGGCAAGAGCGCCGCTCCCCTGCGCCGGGTTCATGTCATCGGTGCCGGCAGCATGGGGCGCGACATCGCCGCCTGGTGTGCGCTGCAGGGGCTTCAGGTCAGCCTGCAGGACCTTGATCCACAGGCCTTGGGGCGCGCCATTGCCGCCGCCGACAAACTGTTCAGCAAAAAACTCCGGAAAAAACACCTGATCAGAGCGGCCCACGATCGGCTCATGGCCGATCCCGGCGGACTCGGCCTGCAGCGTGCCGAACTGGTCATCGAAGCGATTGTCGAAGATGCCGAGGTCAAGAAAAAGCTCTATCAGACCATCGAGCCGCAGTTGGCGGCGGATGCCATTCTCGCCAGCAACACGTCCAGCATCCCCCTGGAAGAGCTGGCCGCCAGCCTGGCCCGACCGGAACGCTTTTTAGGCATCCATTTCTTCAACCCGGTGCCCAAGATGCCTTTGGTCGAAGTGGTGACAGCGGCGGCCTCAGCCCCGGAGGTCATCGCCCGGGGAGAAAGTTTCGTCCAGCAGATCAAGCATCTGCCGTTGCCGGTGAAAAGCGCCCCCGGCTTCCTGGTCAACCGGGTGCTGATGCCCTATCTGCTGGCCGCGGTCAAACTGGTGGAAGAGGGGTATAAACCGGCCAGCATCGACCAGGCCGCCCTCTCTTTCGGCATGCCCATGGGTCCGCTGCACCTCGCCGACCAGGTCGGTCTCGATATCTGCCTGTCCGTCGCCAAAGTCTTTGCCGAGCACTTCAAGCAGCCGATTCCGGAGATTCTGACCCGGATGGTCGCTGCCGGGCAGCTGGGCAGCAAAAGCGGGCAGGGCTTTTATCGCTACCAACGGGGCCGGAAAAAACGTTCCTGGAAAGATTGGCAGAAAACCCCGGCCGATCCGCAGCTGACCGAGCGACTGCTCAACCCCTTGTTTGCTGAAGCCCAGGCCTGTCTCGCCGAGGGGGTGGTCAGTTCAGCCGACCTGGTGGATGCCGGAATGATTTTCGGGACCGGGTTCGCACCCTTCACTGGCGGCCCCCTGCACTATCTGCAGCAGCGCCAGGAGGCCACTTAG
- a CDS encoding acetyl-CoA C-acetyltransferase, with protein MVAAKQSPTRNYPRPVYVVDGARTPFLKAKGRPGPFSAADLAVNVGRALLARQPFAADQLDEVILGCVIPAADEANIARVVSLRLGCGERVPAWTVQRNCASGMQALATAAERIAAGYSGLILAGGTEAMSQAPVLWRASMVNKLADWQQARNFFQKLKVLGSLRPADLAPVIGLLQGLTDPTTNLSMGQTAENLATRFDISREQMDRFALQSHQRLAAAIDNAALEEIIPLYSTDGRAIENDEGLRRDGDLGKLAKLKPVFDRTYGRVTAGNSAQVTDGAALLLLADAATVERFDLPVLGELLGTAWSGLDPAQMGLGPIYAMDAVLRNHPGPLPPIDLWEINEAFAGQVLACLAALTDEQWQEQELGGPTLIPQISPDRLNVDGGAIAIGHPVGASGARIVLHLLQALRRRNASHGIASLCIGGGQGGAMLVAAGRQDAQPGKGEHK; from the coding sequence ATGGTTGCAGCTAAACAATCACCGACTCGAAACTACCCCCGCCCGGTCTATGTTGTAGACGGGGCACGGACGCCGTTTCTCAAGGCCAAAGGACGCCCGGGGCCGTTCAGCGCGGCGGATCTGGCCGTCAATGTCGGCCGCGCGCTGCTCGCCCGGCAGCCGTTTGCCGCGGACCAGCTCGATGAAGTCATTCTCGGCTGCGTCATCCCGGCGGCCGACGAAGCCAATATCGCCCGGGTCGTTTCCCTGCGTCTCGGCTGTGGTGAACGGGTTCCGGCCTGGACCGTGCAACGCAACTGTGCCTCCGGCATGCAGGCCCTGGCCACGGCCGCGGAGCGCATCGCCGCGGGCTATTCCGGGCTGATCCTCGCCGGCGGCACAGAGGCCATGAGCCAAGCGCCGGTGCTGTGGCGGGCAAGCATGGTCAACAAACTGGCCGACTGGCAGCAGGCCCGTAATTTTTTCCAGAAGCTGAAGGTCTTGGGCAGCCTGCGCCCCGCCGACCTGGCTCCGGTCATCGGTCTGTTGCAAGGTCTGACCGACCCGACCACCAACCTGAGCATGGGGCAGACCGCAGAAAACCTGGCGACCCGCTTCGATATCAGCCGCGAACAGATGGACCGTTTCGCCCTGCAGAGCCATCAACGCCTGGCCGCGGCCATCGACAATGCCGCTTTGGAGGAAATCATCCCCCTCTACAGTACCGACGGACGGGCCATCGAAAACGATGAAGGCCTACGCCGGGATGGCGATCTTGGCAAGCTCGCCAAACTCAAGCCGGTGTTCGATCGGACCTACGGCCGGGTGACCGCTGGCAATAGCGCCCAGGTCACCGATGGCGCGGCCCTGTTACTGCTGGCCGACGCCGCCACTGTGGAGCGTTTTGATCTGCCGGTGCTGGGAGAACTGCTTGGGACCGCCTGGTCCGGACTCGATCCGGCCCAGATGGGGCTCGGCCCGATTTACGCCATGGATGCTGTGCTGCGCAATCACCCCGGCCCGCTTCCGCCCATCGATTTGTGGGAGATCAATGAAGCCTTTGCCGGCCAGGTCCTGGCCTGCCTCGCCGCCCTGACGGATGAACAGTGGCAGGAGCAGGAGTTGGGCGGACCCACCTTGATACCACAGATCAGCCCGGATCGCCTCAACGTTGACGGCGGCGCGATCGCCATCGGTCACCCGGTTGGTGCCAGTGGCGCGCGGATCGTGCTGCACCTATTACAGGCCCTGCGCAGGCGCAACGCCAGCCACGGCATCGCGTCCCTCTGCATCGGTGGTGGCCAGGGCGGCGCCATGCTGGTCGCGGCCGGCCGTCAAGACGCCCAGCCCGGTAAAGGAGAGCACAAATGA